A single region of the Malaclemys terrapin pileata isolate rMalTer1 chromosome 2, rMalTer1.hap1, whole genome shotgun sequence genome encodes:
- the LOC128832636 gene encoding uncharacterized protein LOC128832636: MAVQSVNRKRAPAWTDREVLDLIAVWGDESVLSELRSKRRNAKIYEKISKDMSERGYSRDATQCRVKIKELRQGYQKTKLANGRSGSHPQTSRFYEALHSILGAAATTTPPLTVDSEDGIVSTAGSSDMIGDGEDEEGDEEGEAVGSAHNADFPDSQDLFITLTEIPYQASPAVTPDTESGEGSSTPSATVSQPSLASHSQRLARIRHKKKRTREDMFSELMACSQAQAAQQTQWRENLTQMHQANMDREERWRQEDQQATQTLLGLLREQTDMLRRLVDVLQERRQEDRAPLQSISNRPPPPPSPIPTSPKVQRRRGGRVRANSHSTPAESSSSRRLSFPKI; this comes from the exons atggccgtgcagtctgtgaatagaaagagggccccagcatggactgatcgggaagtcttggatctcatcgctgtgtggggcgatgagtctgtgctttccgagctgcgatccaaaagacggaatgcaaagatctacgagaagatctctaaagacatgtcagagagaggatacagccgggatgcaacgcagtgccgggtgaaaatcaaggagctgagacaaggctaccagaagaccaaactggcaaacggacgctccggatcccatccccagacatcccgtttctacgaggcactgcattccatcctcggtgcggccgccaccactaccccaccactgaccgtggactctgaggatgggatagtgtccacggccggttcctcggacatgataggggacggggaagatgaggaaggagatgaggagggcgaggcagtcggcagcgctcacaacgctgatttccccgacagccaggatctcttcatcacccttacagagatcccctaccaagcgtccccagccgttaccccggacacagaatctggggaaggatcatcca ccccatctgcgactgtctcacaacctagcctggcatcacactcccagaggctagcgcggattaggcataagaagaagaggacacgggaggacatgttctcggagcttatggcctgttcccaagcccaggcagcacagcagacccagtggcgggagaacttgacccaaatgcaccaagcaaacatggatcgggaggagaggtggcggcaggaagaccagcaggcgactcaaacgctgcttggactactgagggagcaaacggacatgctccggcgccttgtggatgttctgcaggaacggaggcaggaggacagagccccactgcagtccatctctaaccgccctcccccgccaccaagtcccatacccacctcacccaaagtgcaaagaaggagaggcggcagagtccgtgctaactctcactccacccctgcagagagctcgagtagcagaaggctctcattccccaaaatttga